In a genomic window of Zingiber officinale cultivar Zhangliang chromosome 9B, Zo_v1.1, whole genome shotgun sequence:
- the LOC122023473 gene encoding nuclear pore complex protein NUP93A-like isoform X2: MAMVSSIQEAQKDNLRSFNEHMMRVLEEDWQKEKREFLQSLSRLSTLPRGNSGALSGGLVRNVQMSSQISSPNVPKGPSVMEVVALANKPIIDKKATVYAEIVNSLNEARARGLPFKPATAFKTAYENLNLDFSGSKSVTLQKIWHLTQALVGEYLNYQHKLSRKMILITGARHHLEWGHEKYILDTIKAHPAQAALGGAVGNLEKIQAFLRVRLRDHGVLDFDAGDKSRQPPVDTTWQQIYYCLRTGYYNEAKKVAELSRAAHHFAPQLAEWIASSGSISPDTASAASEECEKLLRMGDRAGRPGYDRKKLLLYAMISGNRRQIDRLLRDMPNLFNTIEDFLWFKLSAVRDFSGGSSSIVLSEGLVPYSLDDLQGYLNKFEPSYYTKNGKDPLVYPYVLLLSIQLLPAVVYLSKEVGEEGYNVDSVHISIALADHGVLSDGIGAYSKRGIMDACAEVASIIKQYGSVYLRQGNLELALEYYAQAAAAMGGGEVSWRAQGSNDQQRQQNKMLSQLLTEILLKDGGVSLLLGPRGTGEEGSLSKYMMDQNSRKQFLLEAARQCQESGLHDKSIEIHKRVGAFAVALETVNKCLSDAICAISRGKLDGDSQAASLIHSGNDILESYRISSDASLQEREPVSEQQTVLRELEAILLVHKLARAGQHVDALQEIVKIPFLPLNPLVPDVSYDIRSLSPYVQACVPDILKITLVCLENVRDSDGTLRALKSKIANLVANNMNSNWPRDLMERVARSI, from the exons ATGGCAATGGTTTCATCCATCCAAGAAGCTCAAAAGGACAATTTGAGAAGCTTCAATGAACACATGATGCGAGTCTTAGAG GAGGACtggcaaaaggaaaagagagaattTTTGCAAAGCTTAAGTCGACTCTCTACATTGCCAAGGGGAAACAGTGGTGCTTTAAGTGGTGGGCTTGTTCGTAATGTTCAGATGTCATCTCAAATATCCAGTCCTAATGTTCCCAAGGGCCCATCAGTCATGGAAGTTGTGGCTCTAGCTAATAAGCCAATAATCGATAAGAAAGCTACAGTATATGCTGAGATAGTGAATAGTCTAAATGAGGCCAGGGCACGTGGATTACCTTTTAAA CCTGCTACAGCTTTCAAGACAGCTTATGAGAATTTGAACCTCGATTTTTCTGGTAGTAAGTCAGTTACCTTGCAGAAAATATGGCACCTCACCCAG GCATTAGTGGGtgaatatttaaattatcaacaTAAATTGTCAAGGAAAATGATTCTCATAACAGGTGCAAGGCACCATCTTGAATGGGGCCATGAGAAATATATCCTTGATACCATAAAAGCCCATCCTGCACAG GCTGCTCTAGGTGGAGCTGTTGGCAACCTGGAAAAGATCCAGGCATTTCTCCGG GTGCGACTTAGAGATCATGGTGTGCTAGATTTTGATGCAGGGGATAAGTCTAGGCAGCCCCCAGTTGACACAacctggcaacag ATTTATTATTGTCTAAGAACAGGCTACTACAACGAAGCAAAGAAAGTTGCTGAATTGTCACGTGCTGCCCACCATTTTGCTCCTCAG CTTGCAGAGTGGATTGCTTCTAGTGGTTCAATTTCACCAGATACTGCTTCTGCTGCTTCCGAAGAGTGTGAAAAATTGTTAAGAATGGGTGATCGAGCAGGGCGACCTGGTTATGACAGGAAGAAATTGTTACTATATGCAATGATTTCTGGCAATCGACGCCAGATAGACAGGTTGCTTAGAGATATGCCAAATCTTTTCAATACTATAGAAGATTTCTTGTGGTTCAAATTATCAGCAGTAAGGGATTTCTCTGGTGGATCCTCTTCCATAGTTCTAAGTGAAGGCTTGGTGCCATATAGCCTAGATGATCTTCAAGGTTATTTGAATAAATTTGAGCCATCATACTATACAAAAAATGGGAAAGACCCTTTGGTTTATCCATATGTTTTACTTTTGAGTATTCAGTTGCTTCCAGCAGTTGTATATTTGTCTAAAGAAGTAGGAGAGGAGGGATACAATGTGGATTCTGTGCATATATCAATAGCTTTAGCAGATCATGGAGTTCTTTCGGATGGGATTGGAGCTTACAGCAAGAGAGGAATTATGGATGCTTGTGCTGAAGTTGCAAGCATAATTAAACAATATGGTTCAGTGTATTTGCGTCAAGGTAATCTTGAATTAGCTCTAGAATATTATGCTCAAGCAGCTGCTGCTATGGGTGGTGGAGAAGTGTCATGGCGTGCACAGGGTAGTAACGACCAGCAACGGCAGCAAAATAAGATGTTGTCACAGCTACTTACAGAGATATTGCTAAAAGATGGTGGTGTTTCTCTTTTACTTGGTCCAAGAGGCACTGGGGAGGAAGGTTCACTTAGTAAATATATGATGGATCAGAATAGCCGAAAACAGTTTTTACTTGAAGCTGCTCGCCAATGCCAAGAATCTGGACTCCATGATAAA TCTATAGAAATACACAAGCGAGTTGGAGCATTTGCTGTAGCATTGGAAACAGTTAACAAGTGTCTCTCAGATGCAATCTGTGCCATTTCACGAGGAAAATTAGATGGTGATAGTCAAGCTGCCAGTCTGATTCATTCAGGCAATGATATATTAGAGAGCTACAGGATTTCTTCTGATGCCAG CCTTCAAGAAAGGGAACCTGTTTCTGAACAGCAAACTGTGTTACGGGAGCTTGAAGCTATTCTACTAGTGCATAAGCTAGCGAGAGCTGGCCAGCATGTGGATGCTTTGCAGGAAATTGTCAAAATCCCATTCCTCCCGTTAAATCCTCTGGTACCTGATGTTTCATATGATATCCGTAGCTTGTCTCCCTACGTACAAGCATGTGTGCCAGATATCCTCAAAATCACTCTTGTTTGTCTGGAAAATGTTAGAGATTCTGATGGAACATTACGCGCTTTAAAGTCTAAG ATTGCCAACCTGGTAGCGAACAATATGAATAGCAATTGGCCACGTGACTTGATGGAGAGGGTTGCTCGGAGCATATGA
- the LOC122023473 gene encoding nuclear pore complex protein NUP93A-like isoform X1, producing MANDQEMSGWTELLHSSTKLLEHAGPSSHFPPLQRNLDQLESLSKKLKSKTLRAEAPSQSISATRLLAREGIDAERLARDLKSFELKTSFEDVFPSEATNVEEYLQQVHEMAMVSSIQEAQKDNLRSFNEHMMRVLEEDWQKEKREFLQSLSRLSTLPRGNSGALSGGLVRNVQMSSQISSPNVPKGPSVMEVVALANKPIIDKKATVYAEIVNSLNEARARGLPFKPATAFKTAYENLNLDFSGSKSVTLQKIWHLTQALVGEYLNYQHKLSRKMILITGARHHLEWGHEKYILDTIKAHPAQAALGGAVGNLEKIQAFLRVRLRDHGVLDFDAGDKSRQPPVDTTWQQIYYCLRTGYYNEAKKVAELSRAAHHFAPQLAEWIASSGSISPDTASAASEECEKLLRMGDRAGRPGYDRKKLLLYAMISGNRRQIDRLLRDMPNLFNTIEDFLWFKLSAVRDFSGGSSSIVLSEGLVPYSLDDLQGYLNKFEPSYYTKNGKDPLVYPYVLLLSIQLLPAVVYLSKEVGEEGYNVDSVHISIALADHGVLSDGIGAYSKRGIMDACAEVASIIKQYGSVYLRQGNLELALEYYAQAAAAMGGGEVSWRAQGSNDQQRQQNKMLSQLLTEILLKDGGVSLLLGPRGTGEEGSLSKYMMDQNSRKQFLLEAARQCQESGLHDKSIEIHKRVGAFAVALETVNKCLSDAICAISRGKLDGDSQAASLIHSGNDILESYRISSDASLQEREPVSEQQTVLRELEAILLVHKLARAGQHVDALQEIVKIPFLPLNPLVPDVSYDIRSLSPYVQACVPDILKITLVCLENVRDSDGTLRALKSKIANLVANNMNSNWPRDLMERVARSI from the exons ATGGCGAATGATCAGGAGATGAGCGGGTGGACGGAGCTCCTCCACTCTTCCACCAAGTTGTTGGAGCATGCCGGCCCTTCGTCCCATTTCCCCCCTCTCCAG CGGAACCTCGATCAATTGGAGTCGCTTTCCAAGAAGCTGAAATCAAAGACCCTCCGCGCGGAAGCCCCCTCTCAGTCCATCTCGGCCACCAG GTTACTTGCCCGGGAAGGGATAGATGCAGAACGGTTGGCTAGGGATCTGAAGTCTTTCGAGCTGAAG ACATCATTTGAGGATGTCTTTCCTTCTGAGGCGACAAATGTCGAGGAGTATTTGCAGCAG GTTCATGAAATGGCAATGGTTTCATCCATCCAAGAAGCTCAAAAGGACAATTTGAGAAGCTTCAATGAACACATGATGCGAGTCTTAGAG GAGGACtggcaaaaggaaaagagagaattTTTGCAAAGCTTAAGTCGACTCTCTACATTGCCAAGGGGAAACAGTGGTGCTTTAAGTGGTGGGCTTGTTCGTAATGTTCAGATGTCATCTCAAATATCCAGTCCTAATGTTCCCAAGGGCCCATCAGTCATGGAAGTTGTGGCTCTAGCTAATAAGCCAATAATCGATAAGAAAGCTACAGTATATGCTGAGATAGTGAATAGTCTAAATGAGGCCAGGGCACGTGGATTACCTTTTAAA CCTGCTACAGCTTTCAAGACAGCTTATGAGAATTTGAACCTCGATTTTTCTGGTAGTAAGTCAGTTACCTTGCAGAAAATATGGCACCTCACCCAG GCATTAGTGGGtgaatatttaaattatcaacaTAAATTGTCAAGGAAAATGATTCTCATAACAGGTGCAAGGCACCATCTTGAATGGGGCCATGAGAAATATATCCTTGATACCATAAAAGCCCATCCTGCACAG GCTGCTCTAGGTGGAGCTGTTGGCAACCTGGAAAAGATCCAGGCATTTCTCCGG GTGCGACTTAGAGATCATGGTGTGCTAGATTTTGATGCAGGGGATAAGTCTAGGCAGCCCCCAGTTGACACAacctggcaacag ATTTATTATTGTCTAAGAACAGGCTACTACAACGAAGCAAAGAAAGTTGCTGAATTGTCACGTGCTGCCCACCATTTTGCTCCTCAG CTTGCAGAGTGGATTGCTTCTAGTGGTTCAATTTCACCAGATACTGCTTCTGCTGCTTCCGAAGAGTGTGAAAAATTGTTAAGAATGGGTGATCGAGCAGGGCGACCTGGTTATGACAGGAAGAAATTGTTACTATATGCAATGATTTCTGGCAATCGACGCCAGATAGACAGGTTGCTTAGAGATATGCCAAATCTTTTCAATACTATAGAAGATTTCTTGTGGTTCAAATTATCAGCAGTAAGGGATTTCTCTGGTGGATCCTCTTCCATAGTTCTAAGTGAAGGCTTGGTGCCATATAGCCTAGATGATCTTCAAGGTTATTTGAATAAATTTGAGCCATCATACTATACAAAAAATGGGAAAGACCCTTTGGTTTATCCATATGTTTTACTTTTGAGTATTCAGTTGCTTCCAGCAGTTGTATATTTGTCTAAAGAAGTAGGAGAGGAGGGATACAATGTGGATTCTGTGCATATATCAATAGCTTTAGCAGATCATGGAGTTCTTTCGGATGGGATTGGAGCTTACAGCAAGAGAGGAATTATGGATGCTTGTGCTGAAGTTGCAAGCATAATTAAACAATATGGTTCAGTGTATTTGCGTCAAGGTAATCTTGAATTAGCTCTAGAATATTATGCTCAAGCAGCTGCTGCTATGGGTGGTGGAGAAGTGTCATGGCGTGCACAGGGTAGTAACGACCAGCAACGGCAGCAAAATAAGATGTTGTCACAGCTACTTACAGAGATATTGCTAAAAGATGGTGGTGTTTCTCTTTTACTTGGTCCAAGAGGCACTGGGGAGGAAGGTTCACTTAGTAAATATATGATGGATCAGAATAGCCGAAAACAGTTTTTACTTGAAGCTGCTCGCCAATGCCAAGAATCTGGACTCCATGATAAA TCTATAGAAATACACAAGCGAGTTGGAGCATTTGCTGTAGCATTGGAAACAGTTAACAAGTGTCTCTCAGATGCAATCTGTGCCATTTCACGAGGAAAATTAGATGGTGATAGTCAAGCTGCCAGTCTGATTCATTCAGGCAATGATATATTAGAGAGCTACAGGATTTCTTCTGATGCCAG CCTTCAAGAAAGGGAACCTGTTTCTGAACAGCAAACTGTGTTACGGGAGCTTGAAGCTATTCTACTAGTGCATAAGCTAGCGAGAGCTGGCCAGCATGTGGATGCTTTGCAGGAAATTGTCAAAATCCCATTCCTCCCGTTAAATCCTCTGGTACCTGATGTTTCATATGATATCCGTAGCTTGTCTCCCTACGTACAAGCATGTGTGCCAGATATCCTCAAAATCACTCTTGTTTGTCTGGAAAATGTTAGAGATTCTGATGGAACATTACGCGCTTTAAAGTCTAAG ATTGCCAACCTGGTAGCGAACAATATGAATAGCAATTGGCCACGTGACTTGATGGAGAGGGTTGCTCGGAGCATATGA